The stretch of DNA GAGGAAGAGTTTTTCCGGTTTCTGATAAATCAAGTGATGTTATAAAGGTATTGGAAAAAGCATTAAATGTCAAAGGTGTTAAAATTATTTTAAATACTGAAATTGAGGATGTTAAACTTATTGGTGATAAATTTCAATTAGTTTGCAATAAAGATTATGGACTTTTTGACAAAGTTATATTTGCTACCGGAGGTAAATCATATCCTTTTACAGGTTCTAGAGGAAAAGGACATGAAATTCTAAAGAAGTTAGGTCATACAATAACAGATTTAAAAGCTGGACTTGTAGGAATTGATGTAAAAGAAAATATTAGGAAATATTCAGGAGTAAGTTTAAAATTTGTCGATTTTAAGATTTATAATGCAAATAGAAAGCTTTTACATTCTGAGTTTGGAGAAATGATTTTTACTCATACAGGTTTTAGTGGGCCAATAGTTTTAAAATCAAGCAAGTATTTTGATAATTCAAAAAATTTTTTTGTTTCAATTGATTTAAAACCTAAACTTGATCAGCATACATTAGATCTTAGATTACTAAGAGAATTTGATCAAAATAAGAATAAAAATTTAAAAAATGTTCTTTCGAATGTTTTAATAGGTTCTATGGTTGAACTTGTACTCGAAAAATCTGGAGTTAATGGAGAAATTCCAGTTAATCAGATTAATAAAGAAGATAGAAAAAAGCTTGTAGAAACTATAAAAAATTTAAAATTTAACTTTAAGAGCTTAAGACCATTAAGTGAGGCAATTATTACTATTGGGGGTGTTTCAGTTAAGGAGATTAATTCTTCTACAATGGAAAGTAAGCTTATAAAAAATTTATATATTGTAGGGGAACTATTAGATGTAGATGCAAATACAGGTGGATATAACTTAACTATTGCATTTTCTACTGGACATTTAGCTGGAGTTTCCTGTATAGAAGGAGAGTAATTATGGATTATATTATAGCAATAGATGGACCTTCAGGAGTTGGAAAAAGCACCATTGCAAAAAAACTTTCTAAAATTTTAAAGATTAATTATATAGATACAGGAGCGATGTACAGAGCGATTGCATTTAAACTAATTTCTAATAATATTCCTTTAGATAATCATGAAAAAATAAAAGAAATTCTTGAAAATACTGATTTTACATATAAAGCTAATTGCCTTTATATGGATGGTGTAAAATTAGGAAAGGAAATTAGAACTGATGAGATTTCAAAAGGAGCATCACTAGTTTCAAGCTATGACTATGTTAGAAATCATTTAGTTTCACTTCAAAGAAAAATAGGATTGGAAGGAAGTTGTGTTCTTGATGGTAGAGATGTTGGAACTGTAATTTTTCCAAAGGCAGATTTTAAATTTTATTTAACTGCTTCTTCTAAAGAAAGGGCAAAAAGAAGATTTTTGCAAAGTGAAAGAAAAAAGGGACTTAATTTGGAGCAAGTTAGGGAAAGTATCGAAAAAAGAGATTTTGATGATATGAATAGAGAAGCATCTCCTTTAAAAAAGGCAAAAGATGCAATTGAAATAGATTCTACAGATAAGACTCTTAAGGAAACTATTTTAGAATTTTTGTCTTATATAAGAGGAGATAATAATGTATAAATTTTTACTTGCAATTGTTTCTGTTCTTATTAAAATAATATATAGAGTCAAAGTAAATGGAATAGAAAATTTAAAGGATGACAAGCCTTTTATAATGAGTGCAAACCATGTTCATATATTTGACCCTGTTATTCTTGCAACATTAACTAAAAAGCAAATATTTTTTCTTGCGAAAAAAGAACTTTTTTCAAAAAAATTTTTGGCAAAATTTTTTACAAAATTAGGTGTTATTCCTATAGATAGAGAAAATACGGATTTTAAAGCTATAAAATCATGTTTTAGGGTTATTAAGTCAGGGAATATTCTTGGAATTTTTCCAGAAGGTACCAGAGTTAAAACTATTGATATAAAAAATATGAAAAAAGGTGTAGCATTAATTGCGTTGAAGAATAAGGTAAATATTTTGCCTATTCATATTGAAGGAACTTATAAAATTTTTTCTAAAATAACTGTTGATATTTATCCTATGATTGAAATTAATAATTTTGAAAATATGGAAGATTCGGAGGCTATTGATAAATTGACAGAAGAATTATTCTATAAAATTTATCAAGGAAAGTATGGAGATTTATATAGCAAATAATGCCGGTTTTTGTTTTGGAGTAAAAAGAGCTGTAAAATTAGCAGAAAAAACTCTAAATGAAAATCAAAATAATGAAAAAGTGTATTCCTATGGAGAATTAATTCATAATCCACAAGTCGTTGAGAAATTTAATAAAAACGGACTTAAGGTAATAGATGATTTTGAGAAAGAAGAGCAGGGAACAATTGTTTTACGTTCTCATGGGATACATCCAAATATAAAGAAAAAAATGGTAGAACTTGGACATAGATATATTGATTGTACTTGTCCAGTTTTGTTAAATATATATAAAAAAATTGAAAAAAAAGTTGAAAATGGATATGAGATTATAATCATCGGAGATAAAAATCATCCTGAAATTAAAGCTATGATTGGATATTGTGGTGATAAATTTTGTGTGATAAATACGAAAGAAGAAGCTGAAATAATAAAAAATAAAAAAAATTTATATATTATTTCACAAACAACCAATTTAGTAGAGAAATTTTTTCAATTTTCTGATATAATAAAGGGTAAGAATGAAAATGTTATAATTGAAAATACAATTTGTGATGCAACTTCAAAAAGACAAAATTCTTGCGAAGAAATTTCTAAAAGAGTTGATTGTATGATAGTTATTGGGGGATACAGTAGCTCAAATACAAACAAACTTTATGATGTAGCTAAAAAGCATTGTAAAAACGTATATAGGATTGAAACATTTTTAGATTTGCCATTGAAAGATATGGCAAAATACAAGAAAATAGGATTAACCGCCGGTGCTTCAACTCCGGATTGGTTAATAGAGGAGGTAGTTGAAGGTATGGAAATTTTAAGCAAGGATGAATTTATGGAACAAATAGAAGGGAGTATTAAGAAAATTTATCCAAGAGACGTAGTTAAAGGAACTATAATTTATGTTACCGAAACAGAAGTTATGGTAAACATTGGTTATAGAAGTGATGGGATTATTAAACTTGATGAGTTATCTTCTGACGTTACTAAGAAACCTAAAGATTTATTTCATGAAGGTCAAGAAATTGATGTTTATGTAATTAAACTTGATGATGGAGAAGGTAATGTTGTTTTATCAACTAGAAGAGTTGAATCTCTAAAAGATTGGCAAAATCTTGTTGAAAAATTCAATAACAAAGAGTTGGTAGAAGCTGAAGTGGTAAAAGAAGTTAAAGGAGGCCTATTAGCTACTGTTGATGGTATTAATGCTTTTATTCCGGCAAGTCATATTACAACTAGCTTCGTAAAAGATTTTACGCCATATATTGGTAAGAAATTGGAATGTGCAATAATTAACATTGATGAGAGAAAGAAAAAAATTGTTCTTTCCAGAAGAGAAGTTGAAGAAAAAGAATTACAAGAAAAGTTGGATTTAGCTTGGAGTAAATTAGCCGTTGGAGATGTGTTAAGAGGTACAGTTAGGAAATTAACTGACTTTGGTGCATTTGTAAATTTAGGAGATGTTGATGGTTTAATTCATGTTTCAGATATTTCATGGAATAGAATAAAAAAGCCTTCTGATATTTTGTCAGTTGGAGATGAAGTAGAAGTTATTATCTTAAAACTTAACAGAGAAAGAAATAGGATTTCTTTGGGTCTAAAACAATTAACAAAAAAACCGTTTGAATTGTTTTTAGAAAACAATTCAGTTGGAGATGTAGTTACAGGTACTGTAATTAATTTAGTTGATTTTGGTGCGTTTGTTAAATTAAAAGAAAATGTTGAAGGTTTAGTTCATATTTCTCAAATTTCTCATGACCATATTGAGAAGGCTTCAGATGTTTTGAATATTGGAGAAGAAGTACAAGTAAAGATTATTAACATTGATGAAGAAAACCAAAAAATCTCTTTATCAATCAAAGAACTTCTTGAAAAACCTGTTGAAGAACCTGTTGAAGAAGAAAAAAACGAAGAAGAAGTAGTTATTGAAGAAGAAAAAGAAGAAACAAAATTTGAAAA from Parvimonas micra encodes:
- a CDS encoding lysophospholipid acyltransferase family protein, producing MYKFLLAIVSVLIKIIYRVKVNGIENLKDDKPFIMSANHVHIFDPVILATLTKKQIFFLAKKELFSKKFLAKFFTKLGVIPIDRENTDFKAIKSCFRVIKSGNILGIFPEGTRVKTIDIKNMKKGVALIALKNKVNILPIHIEGTYKIFSKITVDIYPMIEINNFENMEDSEAIDKLTEELFYKIYQGKYGDLYSK
- the cmk gene encoding (d)CMP kinase; protein product: MDYIIAIDGPSGVGKSTIAKKLSKILKINYIDTGAMYRAIAFKLISNNIPLDNHEKIKEILENTDFTYKANCLYMDGVKLGKEIRTDEISKGASLVSSYDYVRNHLVSLQRKIGLEGSCVLDGRDVGTVIFPKADFKFYLTASSKERAKRRFLQSERKKGLNLEQVRESIEKRDFDDMNREASPLKKAKDAIEIDSTDKTLKETILEFLSYIRGDNNV
- a CDS encoding NAD(P)/FAD-dependent oxidoreductase, whose amino-acid sequence is MSAIFSKNENTDVFLFEGNEKIGKKIYISGKGRCNITNSKEIYEFFDEVNRNKNFLYSSLYSFTNEDILRFFNENGLRTKVERGGRVFPVSDKSSDVIKVLEKALNVKGVKIILNTEIEDVKLIGDKFQLVCNKDYGLFDKVIFATGGKSYPFTGSRGKGHEILKKLGHTITDLKAGLVGIDVKENIRKYSGVSLKFVDFKIYNANRKLLHSEFGEMIFTHTGFSGPIVLKSSKYFDNSKNFFVSIDLKPKLDQHTLDLRLLREFDQNKNKNLKNVLSNVLIGSMVELVLEKSGVNGEIPVNQINKEDRKKLVETIKNLKFNFKSLRPLSEAIITIGGVSVKEINSSTMESKLIKNLYIVGELLDVDANTGGYNLTIAFSTGHLAGVSCIEGE
- a CDS encoding bifunctional 4-hydroxy-3-methylbut-2-enyl diphosphate reductase/30S ribosomal protein S1 — translated: MEIYIANNAGFCFGVKRAVKLAEKTLNENQNNEKVYSYGELIHNPQVVEKFNKNGLKVIDDFEKEEQGTIVLRSHGIHPNIKKKMVELGHRYIDCTCPVLLNIYKKIEKKVENGYEIIIIGDKNHPEIKAMIGYCGDKFCVINTKEEAEIIKNKKNLYIISQTTNLVEKFFQFSDIIKGKNENVIIENTICDATSKRQNSCEEISKRVDCMIVIGGYSSSNTNKLYDVAKKHCKNVYRIETFLDLPLKDMAKYKKIGLTAGASTPDWLIEEVVEGMEILSKDEFMEQIEGSIKKIYPRDVVKGTIIYVTETEVMVNIGYRSDGIIKLDELSSDVTKKPKDLFHEGQEIDVYVIKLDDGEGNVVLSTRRVESLKDWQNLVEKFNNKELVEAEVVKEVKGGLLATVDGINAFIPASHITTSFVKDFTPYIGKKLECAIINIDERKKKIVLSRREVEEKELQEKLDLAWSKLAVGDVLRGTVRKLTDFGAFVNLGDVDGLIHVSDISWNRIKKPSDILSVGDEVEVIILKLNRERNRISLGLKQLTKKPFELFLENNSVGDVVTGTVINLVDFGAFVKLKENVEGLVHISQISHDHIEKASDVLNIGEEVQVKIINIDEENQKISLSIKELLEKPVEEPVEEEKNEEEVVIEEEKEETKFENQELDNSIGALLDIEL